In Molothrus ater isolate BHLD 08-10-18 breed brown headed cowbird chromosome 19, BPBGC_Mater_1.1, whole genome shotgun sequence, a single genomic region encodes these proteins:
- the LOC118693927 gene encoding ATP synthase subunit a-like: MFYTTFYTTFYTVFYTTFYTVFYTVFYTMFYTVFYTVFYTMFYTTFYTTFYTMFYTVFYTTFYTMFYTVFYTVFYTVFYTVFYTMFYTVFYTVFYTTFYTVFYTVFYTVFYTTFYTTFYPVFYTMFYTTFYTTFYTVFYTTFYTVFYTTFYTMFYTMFYTMFYTMFYTTFYTTFYPVFYTMFYTVFYTTFYTVFYTVFYTMFYTVFYTVFYTMFYTTFYTTFYTTFYTMFYTVFYTVFYTVFTPIASSEEPLPGNGTQQV, encoded by the exons ATGTTTTACACCACGTTTTACACCACGTTTTACACTGTGTTTTACACCACATTTTACACCGTGTTTTACACCGTGTTTTACACCATGTTTTACACCGTGTTTTACACCGTGTTTTACACCATGTTTTACACCACGTTTTACACCACGTTTTACACCATGTTTTACACCGTGTTTTACACCACGTTTTACACCATGTTTTACACCGTGTTTTACACAGTGTTTTACACCGTATTTTACACCGTGTTTTACACCATGTTTTACACCGTGTTTTACACCGTGTTTTACACCACGTTTTACACCGTGTTTTACACCGTGTTTTACACCGTGTTTTACACCACATTTTACACCACGTTTTACCCCGTGTTTTACACCATGTTTTACACCACGTTTTACACCACGTTTTACACCGTGTTTTACACCACGTTTTACACCGTGTTTTACACCACGTTTTACACCATGTTTTACACCATGTTTTACACCATGTTTTACACCATGTTTTACACCACGTTTTACACCACGTTTTACCCCGTGTTTTACACCATGTTTTACACCGTGTTTTACACCACATTTTACACCGTGTTTTACACCGTGTTTTACACCATGTTTTACACCGTGTTTTACACCGTGTTTTACACCATGTTTTACACCACGTTTTACACCACGTTTTACACCACGTTTTACACCATGTTTTACACCGTGTTTTACACCGTGTTTTACACCGTGTTTACACC AATCGCTTCCTCGGAGGAGCCGCTGCCGGGGAATGGCACCCAGCAAGTCTGA